The Apium graveolens cultivar Ventura chromosome 6, ASM990537v1, whole genome shotgun sequence genome contains a region encoding:
- the LOC141663638 gene encoding auxin-responsive protein IAA1-like produces MSPEMFSDLPESGMNNLKETELTLGLPGEPRVAKTCMKRQFSETVNLEFGNSGCQNKKDVPGNEFSRDKESAKSRGLVVGWPPVRAHRKNAMTVRSGKYVKVAVDGAPYLRKVDLEMYNSYEQLLRALEGLFTCFSIRTVLHDNKLMDLVNGVEYVPTYEDKDGDWMLVGDVPWKMFAESCKRVRVMTRSEANGLAPRPETKCSSSSS; encoded by the exons ATGTCCCCGGAGATGTTTAGTGATTTGCCGGAATCTGGCATGAATAATTTAAAGGAGACTGAGCTCACTCTCGGCTTACCTGGGGAGCCACGTGTTGCCAAGACATGCATGAAGCGGCAGTTCTCGGAAACGGTTAATTTGGAATTTGGAAATTCCGGGTGTCAAAACAAGAAAGATGTGCCAGGAAATGAATTTTCCAGGGATAAAGAGTCTGCGAAATCCAG GGGACTAGTGGTAGGTTGGCCGCCAGTGAGAGCGCACAGGAAGAACGCAATGACAGTGAGAAGTGGAAAATACGTGAAAGTAGCGGTGGACGGAGCTCCGTATTTAAGAAAAGTTGATCTGGAAATGTACAACAGTTATGAACAATTGTTGAGGGCACTAGAGGGCCTGTTTACTTGTTTCAGCATTCGCACCGTTTTGCACGACAACAAATTGATGGACCTTGTCAATGGAGTTGAATATGTACCAACTTATGAAGATAAAGATGGAGATTGGATGTTAGTTGGAGATGTTCCTTGGAA AATGTTTGCTGAATCGTGCAAGCGAGTTAGGGTGATGACGAGGTCGGAGGCAAATGGATTAG CTCCAAGACCAGAAACGAAATGCTCAAGCTCAAGTAGTTGA